GAGCGTCTTCATTTTCTAAAAAAATACCAAGTATTCGCTTACGTTGGGGGGTAAGCTTATAATCTTTAAACTTATCCTTATAAGCATTAATTTTTTCACTTTGGTCTTTCTTGTTCATTATAATCACCCCGACTAGTATTTAGTCTTCTCCTAAAACTACATGACATAAATTTGTTGAATGATCCCCGATACGTTCAAAGTTGCTTAATATATCAAGGTAAATTACTCCTGATGATGGATGGCAGCGCTTTTCATTTAACCTTGTGATATGATGCTTTCTCATTATTTTTTCCATTTCATCAATTACATCATCATACTCGATCATTTCTCTTGCTTTGTCCGCATCATTATTTTCAAGCGCTTCTACTGTCTCTATATACATTTTGTGCACTTTTTCGAAAAACTCTTGAAGCTCTTCTATGGCAGTATCTGTAAAGGGCAGGTTGTCTTCTATTCTGTTCTGGGCAAGACCAATTAAGTTTTCACTGTGATCCCCTACCCTTTCTATATCATTAACAGCATTCATAAGGCTTGTAAGCTGTCTTGATTGACTAACAGTCAAGGCATTATGGGAAATCTCAGAAAGGTATACGGTGATTTCTTTTTCTAATTGGTCCACTATAGTTTCTTTTTGCTGAACAGACTGCATTTTTTTGCCATCAGAAGTCACGAAAGCATCAAAAGCCTCCTCTACCATTTCTCCTGCAATCTTTGCCATTCTCACAACTTCATTTCTAGCATTTGCAATAGCTACAGTAGGTGTTCCAAGGACCCTTTTATCAAGATATTTACTGCCATGTTCTATATTTAGCTCTTCACCTGGAACAAGTTTTTTCATCAGCCTGGCAAATTGACTTGTAAAAGGTAAAAATATCAATGCCGCTCCAAGGTTAAAAATGGTATGTGCGTTAGCCACCTGTCTGGGCACAGTATCTGCAGTCATCTGAACCAAATCTGAAAACACTGGCAAAATCAACAAGAAAAAAAGCGTTCCAATTAAATTAAATGTTATATGAGCTGTGGCTGTTCTTTTGGCGCTTAAGTTAGCACCAATTCCAGCAATCAAAGTTGTTGCACAAGTCCCTATGTTGGTACCCATAATAAGCGCAAGGCCCGACTCAAAATCCAAAAGCCCTTGAAGGGTAAGAGCAATTATTACACCTGAAGCAGCACTACTTGACTGGACCATGACAGTAAAAACCGCCCCGGCCAAAACTCCTAATATTGGAATTTCACCAAAACGTTCTAATAAGTTTAAAAAAAGTGGTTCTTCACTTAAAGGTGCCATTGAATCGCTAAGAAGGGTCATACCCAAAAATAGTATACCAAAGCCCAAGGTTGCCTTCCCTATGTTTTTCTTAACCCTTCTTTTTGAAAACATAAAGAAAGCCATGCCTACTGCAATTGCAGGCAAAGCAAATTTGCCAAGATCAAAGGAAACCACCTGTGCTGTAATAGTCGTACCTATATTAGCACCAAAAATCGTTCCCACTGCCTGGCCGAGTCCAATAAGCCCGGCATTAACAAAACTAACCACCATTACAGTACTTGTACTACTACTTTGCACCAAAACTGTCAAACCTATGCCGGTTAGCATTGCTACAAAGGGGTTTATCGTCAAAACTTCTAAAATGTTCCTAAGCTTGTCCCCAGCAGCCTTTTGCATGCCTTCTGCCATTATGTGTATACCATAAATGAAAAGGCCCAGGCCTCCAAGTACACCAGTTATTATCTGGGTGAATAAATCCAAGATAAGACCTCCCGCAAAATCCAACAATATTTGCTACATTTTGATTATAATTTAAACTTAGGACATTAGCAACATGAGTAATTATCCAATTTACAATAAATTATTCAGCCATTCGAAGATAAAGAACTTTATTTGTTTATCTGCTTCAGTTTTAACTTCTTTCTCTTCAACTTCATCATCTTGCGATTTTCCTTCTTCTAATTCTTTTTTGCTTTCATCATGAAAATCATCTCTTACAGCCAAGTCAACGTAACATAAAGGAGGAAATAAAACACACCACCAATTTTCCCCTTGACCTTCACCAATTACTACATTAAACGAAATGTATTTGTCCCCTTCTAAAACTCCATTATAGTAACGCCTTGTAGGGAAATATTCTTCTTTAACTTTTGTTTCTACTTCATAATTGTAACCTTTTTTGTCTAAAAAATCTTCTATTTCACTGGATATTTCAAACTTTTTAGTATGAAGTTTCTTTTCAGCTTTTTCT
The Natranaerofaba carboxydovora genome window above contains:
- a CDS encoding Na/Pi cotransporter family protein — encoded protein: MDLFTQIITGVLGGLGLFIYGIHIMAEGMQKAAGDKLRNILEVLTINPFVAMLTGIGLTVLVQSSSTSTVMVVSFVNAGLIGLGQAVGTIFGANIGTTITAQVVSFDLGKFALPAIAVGMAFFMFSKRRVKKNIGKATLGFGILFLGMTLLSDSMAPLSEEPLFLNLLERFGEIPILGVLAGAVFTVMVQSSSAASGVIIALTLQGLLDFESGLALIMGTNIGTCATTLIAGIGANLSAKRTATAHITFNLIGTLFFLLILPVFSDLVQMTADTVPRQVANAHTIFNLGAALIFLPFTSQFARLMKKLVPGEELNIEHGSKYLDKRVLGTPTVAIANARNEVVRMAKIAGEMVEEAFDAFVTSDGKKMQSVQQKETIVDQLEKEITVYLSEISHNALTVSQSRQLTSLMNAVNDIERVGDHSENLIGLAQNRIEDNLPFTDTAIEELQEFFEKVHKMYIETVEALENNDADKAREMIEYDDVIDEMEKIMRKHHITRLNEKRCHPSSGVIYLDILSNFERIGDHSTNLCHVVLGED
- the spoIIR gene encoding stage II sporulation protein R, yielding MGRILNKIKGQKYNIKCFFVLLGVISLVIGVYQCIYSEVASNPYLFASHNQINETSDEGVYSALRDENIIRLHVLANSDSSEDQKLKLDIRDLITEKLDGELDNIDDVEKAEKKLHTKKFEISSEIEDFLDKKGYNYEVETKVKEEYFPTRRYYNGVLEGDKYISFNVVIGEGQGENWWCVLFPPLCYVDLAVRDDFHDESKKELEEGKSQDDEVEEKEVKTEADKQIKFFIFEWLNNLL